The region CATAAGGCAACAGGTAACTGGCAGAAACATACATCTGCCAGACACAGCCTGCATTTAAGCAGAAGCTTCTCTTTTCGGTTAGCACACTTTATTATTTGTGTGGGgttaaatatttgccaaaGCAATGCCAAATAGACAACAAAAGACTTGGTCGACGAACTGGCTttgtagaaaagtgaaaatcttCTAGAGAATATGGCACAGGCCGTTAGTCGACGCTGGACTGTGAGTGCTTGTTTGTGTGCTTGTGCTGGTgttggtcttttttttttttgacggaAATATGTGAAGCATCCAAAAcaagttcgttgcctaagtcttttgtttgggTATCGAACTGAACTCATCTGAAGAGCTCGGCACTCATTCGAATTCTCATTTCAGCACCAACCTAGCATGACACGGCTCAATTAGGCCGCTTAACGCTTTCATTCAACCCACAAGCGGTCTGGACTCGAAACCCATTCAAACATAAACCCAGAACTAGAACTCCGCATTACATCGCTTCGCATCGCCTCGCATCGCACCACTGACCTGCTCCCGAAGGGGAGCCAAGGCCACCACCCCCTCCAGCTAGCATCCAGCATAGTTTCTCTGCAAAACCGCAACTCACCTCACACCTGTCTGAACGCATACATATCTCCTCCACCATCTTCGACAACCACAACCGCAATCgcaaccgaaaccgaaacacGAATAATGAATTATCAGAAGGCCAGTGAAAAGCAGTCGCCGTCCTCATTGAAGAAGCGGCCGCCGGGCAACGGCAATAGCATACAAAACTTTTGGAACGAACGCATTATGGAGCGCTTCATAAAGGCGAATCTATTCATTATTTGCTGCGTGGTTGCCGTTCTCTTGCTGGTAAGTGCAAAATCGGGGAGCTATTCCACTTGGGGTGATATATGCCCATCACATCATCATCTTTCCGCCCGCCTCCTCCATGTGTCCGAATGTCTACCTGTCGGTTACCGTTATCAGTGTGAAAAAATGTTTGCTCCATTAagtgaaaatgaaatgaaatcgTTTTTTGCACATCGTGCCAGATGTAAAAATTTCATCTTTATGCTTTTTGTTGGCATCGAAGTTGACAGTCGAGTCGGAGGcaccaggaggaggaggaggaggaggcggtgggagcTCATTAATTGATTGATGGATGGTTGCGGAGCAATGTTGTCTCCGGTTTTTGTACACATCCACATCTTCTGTCTGCCATCGCCTGATTTATGTTTTCGCTTTTCTTTGAATACGAATCTCGGCTAATTTCCATTTCTCTACCCGTTTCTGCTTTCCGCGAATTCCCCCCGCAGATCGTCTACCTGGGCGCCTTCTCGTGCGAGGTCTCTTGGATACTGGAGGCCCACGGCGAGCTGCCCTTCGCAGCCTACACTCTCTGTTCGCTCTACTTCGTCATGTTTGTGGCCACCACGATCCTCATCCACGGGCTGGTCAGTGGGCTGTGCTGGCCCCTCTTCGCCTGGTCGGGTATTATCGGTCTGCTCTCCATTCCCGAGTTGGTCTTCGTCATGATCATGACCACCCAGCACTGGGTAAGTGTTACAAACTGAATATTTAACCAGATTACTAATGTCTGTGTGTTTATCTAGGGCCTCCAATCGGTGCACGGGCTGACGGAGCTGACATCCTACCTGATCCGTCTAATCATCAACTGCTTCGCCCTGATCTGCGTTATTCCCACGGGCATTCGGTGGCGCCGGGAGACGCAGGTGCTCAGCCAGCTGCAGGGCTTGGCCACTCGCCTGTCCCTGCAGACGCCAGCGCCCAGTGTCCCGATGAACAAGGCGGACTCCCGCCGCTCCAGCCAGCGTCTGAGTGGCTTTGAGAATGCCGGCTACCAGCTATGCGACGAGACGACGGCCAAGATGCCactgggaatgggaatgaATAACCAGTTGGCCGGTAGCCAGGCTTTTGGATCGCAAAACGAGTTCAACGCCAGCATGTTTGCCCCAGCCTTGGCCCAGCAGTTCAACAATGCCACATTAATGCAGCGGGGTGGCGCTGGAGGAGCACCCGCTGGACATCGGGCCCAATCACTGATGGATCTGCGCTGCACTCTCCCAGGAATGTACAATCCACGTCATGTCTTGGACACTGAGGACAAGAACGCCAAATACTTCAACATCACCATCGACGACTTGAAGAATAATCTCCAGGACTCGCACCGACCCTCACCGCCCTCGTTGATTGGGTCGGCCAGCAATGATCCAATTTACTGTTCCATTGAGCCGAAGCAGGTTACACCTCCGCCTGCCCACCAGCGCGGTAATCGGCCTCGAGGCAGCCACAAACAGCCGCCTCCTGGCAAGCTATCCCGAAACTGCGTCTCCCTGGAGAACCTGGACGGGATCAGTAAGGTGCAGAACGACCTGACTGCCTACGGAAACAATCTCCTCCAAAACTacacccagcagcagcagtactATCTGGCCATGCTGCtccaccaacagcagcagcagcaacagctccTCCATCAGCCTGGTGGAATCTACAGAAGGCCCTCCAACTGCAGTTCCACGGGAGGATTTGCAGGAACGGTTCTGGCCCAGCCGCTGCAGCGTCGCGGATCCACTCACAGCCAGCAGCTGCAGTATTACGGGGGATTCGGCTATGCCAACTATGCCAATCCGTACATCACAGCCAACAGTAAACTGTCACTGGGTAATGAGTCCGACGACTACCGGAAGTATCGCGATGTAGCCCTTTGAGGCACTGCCCGTCCAAGTCCCGGATCCACCATAAGTCAGCCCCCTAGGTTACGCTCAGTAGTTTTAAGACCTGCTCAATCTAGAATGAGATTCCTCGGAATAACGACCAAAGAGCCACAAACTAACTCAGTTTCAGTTCGTAGACTAACGTTACACTGGGAGAATCGAATGCTACGTTTAAAAAAAGcaatatttgcaaaaaaagTTATCATAAGAGTGTGCTAAAAAaagcaaattttgaaaataaattatagagAGCATCTAAGTCACAAATTCAAACAGAAGTCTGCTTATCGCACTCTTTcctaaacaatttttaatgtaAATAAAGGAAGCTCTCCTCACTAATTGCGATTAGTTCAAAAGATCAAACAAATATAGTTCCAATATCAGGCATATTTCAAATAATTGATTCTGCAAATAACAAGCTTATAAACGTAGCTATAGAATAACTGGTTAAATCATCGACTAGCTTGTGACCAGATCACAGCGAAACCCCAAGTTACTAGTTTTAAGAATCGACCGCTAATCGAAATGGAAATTCATCGTTTATTTAAGTTACTAGGAATACGGATAACAATACTCCGATCGACAGTCTAACCATCCACAGATCGACAATTGTACATATTTGTAATAAAAGGCAATAATGTTTTTCACTCAAAAAGCAAATCGGCCAGTGGATTATCGCTGGGAGTTTTGGAGCTCGCTCTGGAGGTCTTGCTGGGAGCGGGCTTAGCAGTAGAACGGCTTGCAGGCCTGGTCTGCTTGGAGGTGCTAGCTTTGGAAGTATACCTCCCTCCAAAcagatcatcatcatcgtcatcgtcgcTAAAGAGACTCTTGGTTGTCTTGGCGGGCAGTTTCTTCTTGGGAGGAGCTTTGGCAGGAATCAGTTCGTCATCTTCATCGCTGCTGAAGAAGGAAGCCTTCTGCTTGGCTGACTGTTTGCTTTGCGTAGTTGGCTTGGAGGTGGTCTGTGCGGTGGGCACGGGTGCAGGCAGACTTGCTGTGGCAAACaggtcatcatcatcatcatcatcgctgTCGTCGAATAACTTGATTTGCTTTGTAGGAGCTGTTTTCGATTGCATTAAAGGTGGCTCATTTGTCCTTAAGGGGTTCGTGGCAGCCAAGATATTCTTCTCAGGAGCAGTAACCGTTTGGAGCTTTGGAGGAGGCGCCAGGACCGGAAACGGTGATTCATCATCGCTATCCAAAAAGGAACTTCCTGCCTTAGGGGGtacaatattttttggtaGATCCTTTGAGGTCTCGCTAGCAATAGGT is a window of Drosophila bipectinata strain 14024-0381.07 chromosome 2R, DbipHiC1v2, whole genome shotgun sequence DNA encoding:
- the Rcd6 gene encoding uncharacterized protein Rcd6 — translated: MNYQKASEKQSPSSLKKRPPGNGNSIQNFWNERIMERFIKANLFIICCVVAVLLLIVYLGAFSCEVSWILEAHGELPFAAYTLCSLYFVMFVATTILIHGLVSGLCWPLFAWSGIIGLLSIPELVFVMIMTTQHWGLQSVHGLTELTSYLIRLIINCFALICVIPTGIRWRRETQVLSQLQGLATRLSLQTPAPSVPMNKADSRRSSQRLSGFENAGYQLCDETTAKMPLGMGMNNQLAGSQAFGSQNEFNASMFAPALAQQFNNATLMQRGGAGGAPAGHRAQSLMDLRCTLPGMYNPRHVLDTEDKNAKYFNITIDDLKNNLQDSHRPSPPSLIGSASNDPIYCSIEPKQVTPPPAHQRGNRPRGSHKQPPPGKLSRNCVSLENLDGISKVQNDLTAYGNNLLQNYTQQQQYYLAMLLHQQQQQQQLLHQPGGIYRRPSNCSSTGGFAGTVLAQPLQRRGSTHSQQLQYYGGFGYANYANPYITANSKLSLGNESDDYRKYRDVAL